A window from Fragaria vesca subsp. vesca linkage group LG5, FraVesHawaii_1.0, whole genome shotgun sequence encodes these proteins:
- the LOC101291628 gene encoding uncharacterized protein LOC101291628 codes for MASFAARSMLRSAAARTTTLGSRVASAARPKPASAPFSIPKQNKNPISHAIFRSPVELSCCVETLLPYHTATASALLTSMLSVSQRSCGWTPEACNDEC; via the exons ATGGCCTCCTTTGCCGCCAGGTCCATGCTCCGCTCCGCCGCCGCCAGAACCACCACCCTAGGTTCTCGGGTCGCCTCCGCTGCTCGACCAAAACCCGCCTCCGCACCATTCAGCATCCCCAAGCAAAACAAAAACCCCATCTCTCACGCCATTTTCAG GTCGCCTGTGGAGTTGAGCTGCTGCGTGGAGACGCTGCTTCCCTATCACACTGCCACAGCCTCTGCATTGCTTACTTCCATGCTCTCTGTCTCGCAACGCTCCTGCGGTTGGACCCCTGAAG CTTGCAATGATGAATGCTGA
- the LOC101291923 gene encoding LOW QUALITY PROTEIN: probable ATP-dependent RNA helicase DHX35-like (The sequence of the model RefSeq protein was modified relative to this genomic sequence to represent the inferred complete CDS: deleted 2 bases in 1 codon), with the protein MSQFWRPGAEKPRLLDDEEGGVVSSPSSGGGYANLERQRQRLPVFKYRTVILYSVETRATTVVVGETGSGKTTQIPQYLKEAGWADGGRVIACTQPRRLAVQSVAARVAEEMGVKLGEEVGYTIRFEDATSTGVTMIKFLTDGVLLREMMDDPLLTKYSVVMVDEAHERSISTDILLGLLKKIQKRRPELRLIISSATIQAKSMAAFFQASKRRRRPEGEELGPIMEPAVLSVEGRGFNVQIHYVEEPVADYLRAAVSTVLLIHDQEPMGDILVFLTGQDDIDAAVQLITEEAQNRRKNSSGLMVLPLYSGLPRGDQELVFAPTPRGKRKVVISTNIAETSITLEGVVYVVDSGFSKQRFYNPISDIENLVVAPISKASARQRTGRAGRVRPGKCYRLYTEEYFVKEMSSEGIPEIQRSNLVSCVIQLKALGIDNILGFNWPASPSSEAMVRALEVLYSLGVLDDDAKLTSPTGFQVAEFPLDPMISKMILSSGELGCSEEIITIAAVLSVQSIWASGWGSQKELDEAKLNFAAAEGDHVSFLNVYKAFLQSGKSSQWCHKNFINYQAMKKVLEIREQLRRTARRLGIDLKSCERDTEVVRKAITYGFFANACVLEVSSHDGKYKTIRGSQEVYIHPSSVLFRVNPKWVVYHSLVSTEKQYMRNVISIDPSWLTEAAPHFYQKQRTNPMLH; encoded by the exons ATGTCACAGTTCTGGAGACCAGGGGCGGAGAAGCCTCGCCTCCTCGACGACGAAGAAGGCGGCGTCGTTTCTTCGCCA TCCTCCGG AGGAGGCTATGCGAATCTGGAGAGGCAGAGGCAGAGGCTACCGGTGTTCAAGTACCGCACCGTCATTCTCTACTCCGTCGAGACTCGCGCCACTACCGTCGTCGTCGGCGAAACCGGCAGCGGCAAAACCACTCAGATTCCTCAG TACCTGAAAGAAGCAGGCTGGGCTGACGGTGGCCGTGTGATTGCTTGTACTCAGCCGAGAAGATTGGCTGTTCAG TCGGTTGCAGCGCGGGTGGCTGAAGAAATGGGGGTGAAGCTTGGAGAGGAAGTTGGCTACACTATTCGGTTTGAAGATGCTACAAGTACA GGTGTAACTATGATAAAGTTTTTGACTGATGGTGTGTTACTCAGGGAAATGATGGACGATCCTCTTTTGACTAAATACAG TGTCGTAATGGTAGATGAAGCTCATGAAAGGTCTATCTCAACGGACATTTTATTGGGTCTCCTGAAAAAG ATCCAAAAACGCCGGCCTGAGCTGCGCCTCATTATCTCATCTGCTACAATTCAAGCAAAGTCAATGGCTGCTTTCTTTCAGGCCAG CAAAAGACGCCGCAGACCGGAAGGAGAAGAGCTTGGACCAATCATGGAACCTGCAGTCTTATCAGTTGAA GGTAGAGGGTTTAATGTACAAATTCATTACGTGGAGGAGCCTGTTGCCGACTATCTTCGGGCTGCAGTCTCAACGGTATTATTGATACATGACCAG GAACCAATGGGAGATATTCTGGTGTTTCTTACTGGTCAAGATGATATTGATGCTGCTGTCCAACTTATTACGGAAGAAGCTCAAAACCGTAGAAAGAACTCGTCAG GACTGATGGTTTTGCCTCTCTATTCGGGACTTCCACGTGGTGACCAG GAGCTGGTGTTCGCTCCTACTCCTAGAGGGAAAAGGAAAGTAGTTATATCAACCAACATAGCAGAGACATCAATAACTTTAGAG GGCGTGGTCTATGTTGTTGACAGTGGGTTCTCAAAGCAGCGGTTCTATAACCCG ATATCAGATATTGAAAATCTGGTAGTGGCACCAATATCCAAGGCATCTGCTAGGCAAAGGACCGGTAGAGCTGGCAGAGTTCGGCCTGGGAAATGTTACAG GCTTTATACAGAAGAGTATTTTGTAAAGGAAATGTCTTCTGAGGGGATTCCAGAGATACAAAGATCAAATCTTGTTTCCTGTGTGATCCAG TTAAAAGCGTTGGGCATAGATAATATATTGGGCTTTAATTGGCCAGCATCTCCATCGTCTGAAGCAATGGTTCGAGCACTTGAAGTGCTTTATTCACTTGGGGTCCTGGATGACGATGCCAAACTTACTTCACCAACTGGATTTCAAGTTGCTGAGTTTCCATTG GATCCCATGATCTCAAAGATGATCTTATCATCTGGCGAATTGGGATGTTCAGAAGAGATTATTACCATTGCAGCCGTTCTCTCTGTTCAA TCTATCTGGGCTTCTGGTTGGGGATCACAAAAGGAACTTGATGAAGCCAAGTTGAATTTTGCTGCAGCCGAG GGTGACCATGTGAGTTTCCTAAATGTCTACAAAGCATTTCTTCAGTCTGGTAAATCTTCACAATGGTGTCATAAGAACTTTATAAACTACCAAGCAATG AAAAAGGTTCTTGAAATAAGGGAACAACTCCGAAGAACAGCTCGAAGACTAGGCATTGACTTGAAATCTTGTGAAAGAGATACAGAG GTAGTGAGAAAGGCCATTACTTATGGGTTTTTTGCTAATGCGTGTGTTTTGGAA GTGTCAAGTCATGATGGTAAATATAAAACTATCAGAGGTTCTCAAGAAGTTTATATCCACCCATCATCTGTGCTATTCAG AGTTAATCCCAAGTGGGTGGTTTACCATTCGCTCGTCTCAACTGAAAAGCAATATATGCGAAATGTCATTTCGATAGATCCTTCTTGGCTCACAGAGGCAGCTCCCCATTTTTATCAAAAGCAGCGAACCAATCCTATGCTTCACTAG